DNA from Thunnus maccoyii chromosome 21, fThuMac1.1, whole genome shotgun sequence:
TCAGAGGCGTAGCAGTGGTCATCTCAAAAATACAGAGTGCATTTTTGTGGCGCACAGGTTTGTCTGTGTCAAAGTAGTGGTGAAGGTCGACAAAGGTGGCAATTTCTGGACAGTCAATTCCGGGTGCTAGTTCAAAGGATGAGCTTCCCATTGCCCAGCCAGCATCTATGTACTTTGTTTGCATGGCAGCAGGAGTGTCACCAGCATAGAAGGCAATAGCTTCTTGGAGGCTGATTTCATAGGCGATCCTTTCTCCATTAAAACGGAGATCAAAGACTTGAAGCCCAGCTGATGAGCGGACTCGATAGGCGAAAGACCATCCGGCATACTCTACAAAGTTGCCGTCAACTTGATAGCGAGATCCCTGAGGCTCCACGAGCTTCGGACCATGGATATTAGTGCGAGTGTTGCTGTGACCCCGTGGGATGAAGGTAGAGTAGAGGTCACTGTCATCATGGTCGGGTAGTTTGACCTTCTCTACAGCTCctgattcatatttttctaaCAGCTCTTCCAAACTATCAAAGTACATACTGTTGTACCAGACCTTCTCAACAGTCCACTTCTCTGGGTCCAGATCCTGATGGTTAATCAGTACCTCAAACCCAACTGGGTGGATGAAATAACCTTCCACCATCTTCTGCAACATGATCCAGGTTCTCCTTTCACCTGGACCCAGCCCTCGGGGGGCTATGTCTGAGAACGTCAGGCAGCGGTCAGAGCAGTTAGTGAAGGAAAACCCTCCTGTGGTCTCGAAGAGAAGCTTGTGAACTTTAGTTGTGATCTTATCAAGGATGTCAATAATAAATTTATACTCTACAGCACTAATAGGTCTCGATTCAAACCGGACAGGCCTATCCCCCTTGAATGTCTTGACTTCATGGGTATCTGGGGATGGCAGAGGACTGACAATGTACTCAGTGATGTTGGGCTTGGTCTGGCTCCCAAACTGGATTACCACACGGGCTTGACGTGGGGGTTTGGCTTGTCCACGGTCCAGAGCTCTCAGGGCTTCATGTTTCCTTGGCAGATGGAGTTCCATCAGTAAGATGCTGTTCTTCTTCAGAGTCTTACTGTGAGCATCAGTGAGCCCCATCTCTGGAATACCGTGCAGGTAGTCACGGACAGCCTTCATCTCTCGAACTGTGAGGTCGGCAAACATGGGGGCACCATGATGAGCCCAGTTTCTTGCTTGGGAAGCACCACAACCAGCTAAGCAGaccagctgcagcagacagagaagCCTCATGGCTAAAATATaaccagaaaagaaaaatcaagcATGAACTTGAAGAAGAAAACGATCAAAACTTAGAGTGAATTTTCACTCTTGAAAAGACACCAAATTATACATAGTTTTGTTCATCTGAGAGGTGCAGAAAGAAGGACTCACACCCCCTTCATCCAAACCCCCTTCTaataaattaaagaaacaaaacccAAGAGTACCATCTCTCCTACAGAATTCCAAGAAAAGACTTGGCtctcttgtcttcatcttctcttctcttcacaGCTGGATAAGCAAGacttctttgttgttgttttttttgcttttattatgtCAGCCTGTCCTCTTCCActccacagaaacacaaacagaactCTATGTCTCCCCCTCCGGATACAAGACACTAACATTCAACAGTGTCCctgtctctctttgtttatCTTCTTGCACTGTTTGTGCTGCACACTTATGAGATATACTGCACTCTTGTATCAGTTTTAAAATTCCCATCAAATTCTCAATGTAATTTGCTGTTATGCTCCAAAATTAATTTGATTCAATAACATGCTTACATAATGGCATTTATATAATGATGTTGTGAGTAGTTCCATACTTCCTTGAGAAACACTTGCACCTCTGTgtcagaaacaaagaaacaaaccaaGCTACTGTACCTGTAAGTGTTGTCCTGTTTCAAGCAGAAACTAGGTTGATCTGTCCAGTTCTCCTGCCTCAGCAATGAAAGAAAAGTGTCTCATAGAAGCAGCAAACGCTACTACTACTTATATTTAACCTCCTACTTTGAAGTGTAGGAGGCGGATTGGCCAACAGTGGGTTGTAAATATGATGAAGTAACAGGCACTCTTCATAGATAATAAATCCTGCAGAAAGGGCTTTGTTGTAAGTGGTGCAAGTGATCTGGAAACAGGTCCCAAAGGTCAAATATTTATACTGTCTAAGGAAAAGCACGGGGAGGTGGCATTGGGTGAGAATTAACAATGCATGGATGAT
Protein-coding regions in this window:
- the aoc1 gene encoding amiloride-sensitive amine oxidase [copper-containing] isoform X1, which codes for MTRRVWTDDGGTEVSTTESMRLLCLLQLVCLAGCGASQARNWAHHGAPMFADLTVREMKAVRDYLHGIPEMGLTDAHSKTLKKNSILLMELHLPRKHEALRALDRGQAKPPRQARVVIQFGSQTKPNITEYIVSPLPSPDTHEVKTFKGDRPVRFESRPISAVEYKFIIDILDKITTKVHKLLFETTGGFSFTNCSDRCLTFSDIAPRGLGPGERRTWIMLQKMVEGYFIHPVGFEVLINHQDLDPEKWTVEKVWYNSMYFDSLEELLEKYESGAVEKVKLPDHDDSDLYSTFIPRGHSNTRTNIHGPKLVEPQGSRYQVDGNFVEYAGWSFAYRVRSSAGLQVFDLRFNGERIAYEISLQEAIAFYAGDTPAAMQTKYIDAGWAMGSSSFELAPGIDCPEIATFVDLHHYFDTDKPVRHKNALCIFEMTTATPLRRHFNSNFKGGYNFYGGLENTVLVLRTTSTVYNYDYIWDFHFYQNGVVEVKVSATGYIHATFFTPNGLHYGSKVYNYVLGNLHTHLIHYKVDLDIAGRENSFETMDLKFVNFTNPWSPSNFIVQSQLHRTEHKTERTAAFRFGKKFPRYVHFFNPNEKNKWGHQKGYRIQFNSHAHSVLPRGWREENGISWSRYPLAVTRHKDSEASSSSIYTQNDPWEPAVSFENYIRNNEDIVNQDLVAWVTVGFLHVPHSEDIPNTATPGNAVGFFLRPFNFFDEDPSVASRSTVIVRPGQDGKPKVQRWTPEVVGHCVTDKPFFYNGSYLGV
- the aoc1 gene encoding amiloride-sensitive amine oxidase [copper-containing] isoform X3 yields the protein MFADLTVREMKAVRDYLHGIPEMGLTDAHSKTLKKNSILLMELHLPRKHEALRALDRGQAKPPRQARVVIQFGSQTKPNITEYIVSPLPSPDTHEVKTFKGDRPVRFESRPISAVEYKFIIDILDKITTKVHKLLFETTGGFSFTNCSDRCLTFSDIAPRGLGPGERRTWIMLQKMVEGYFIHPVGFEVLINHQDLDPEKWTVEKVWYNSMYFDSLEELLEKYESGAVEKVKLPDHDDSDLYSTFIPRGHSNTRTNIHGPKLVEPQGSRYQVDGNFVEYAGWSFAYRVRSSAGLQVFDLRFNGERIAYEISLQEAIAFYAGDTPAAMQTKYIDAGWAMGSSSFELAPGIDCPEIATFVDLHHYFDTDKPVRHKNALCIFEMTTATPLRRHFNSNFKGGYNFYGGLENTVLVLRTTSTVYNYDYIWDFHFYQNGVVEVKVSATGYIHATFFTPNGLHYGSKVYNYVLGNLHTHLIHYKVDLDIAGRENSFETMDLKFVNFTNPWSPSNFIVQSQLHRTEHKTERTAAFRFGKKFPRYVHFFNPNEKNKWGHQKGYRIQFNSHAHSVLPRGWREENGISWSRYPLAVTRHKDSEASSSSIYTQNDPWEPAVSFENYIRNNEDIVNQDLVAWVTVGFLHVPHSEDIPNTATPGNAVGFFLRPFNFFDEDPSVASRSTVIVRPGQDGKPKVQRWTPEVVGHCVTDKPFFYNGSYLGV
- the aoc1 gene encoding amiloride-sensitive amine oxidase [copper-containing] isoform X2, which translates into the protein MRLLCLLQLVCLAGCGASQARNWAHHGAPMFADLTVREMKAVRDYLHGIPEMGLTDAHSKTLKKNSILLMELHLPRKHEALRALDRGQAKPPRQARVVIQFGSQTKPNITEYIVSPLPSPDTHEVKTFKGDRPVRFESRPISAVEYKFIIDILDKITTKVHKLLFETTGGFSFTNCSDRCLTFSDIAPRGLGPGERRTWIMLQKMVEGYFIHPVGFEVLINHQDLDPEKWTVEKVWYNSMYFDSLEELLEKYESGAVEKVKLPDHDDSDLYSTFIPRGHSNTRTNIHGPKLVEPQGSRYQVDGNFVEYAGWSFAYRVRSSAGLQVFDLRFNGERIAYEISLQEAIAFYAGDTPAAMQTKYIDAGWAMGSSSFELAPGIDCPEIATFVDLHHYFDTDKPVRHKNALCIFEMTTATPLRRHFNSNFKGGYNFYGGLENTVLVLRTTSTVYNYDYIWDFHFYQNGVVEVKVSATGYIHATFFTPNGLHYGSKVYNYVLGNLHTHLIHYKVDLDIAGRENSFETMDLKFVNFTNPWSPSNFIVQSQLHRTEHKTERTAAFRFGKKFPRYVHFFNPNEKNKWGHQKGYRIQFNSHAHSVLPRGWREENGISWSRYPLAVTRHKDSEASSSSIYTQNDPWEPAVSFENYIRNNEDIVNQDLVAWVTVGFLHVPHSEDIPNTATPGNAVGFFLRPFNFFDEDPSVASRSTVIVRPGQDGKPKVQRWTPEVVGHCVTDKPFFYNGSYLGV